From a region of the Mercurialis annua linkage group LG1-X, ddMerAnnu1.2, whole genome shotgun sequence genome:
- the LOC126666042 gene encoding uncharacterized protein LOC126666042, with amino-acid sequence MRALATCSSSSKIFARNKDSCFCSCRQLCPQIGIFQSKNLAINVKYLHLICLERKPPHPVHAASTSGSHESQQSDLEIAAESFNNQETYEPKTVHVKIQLNKECSFGEQFAIVGDDPIFGIWDPENAMPLDWSDGHVWILELDIPIGTTIQFKFILKDINGEILWQPGPDRILTTWETNNTIVVIEDWEDPMVQKLVEEEPSTYPNTESIVAENLTVNSETLIAREKKLIPQSEELVSDVNNRAIAGAGNPDEDPITADKPIAMVADDISSSKVYRVASSTHPEEMLGNKETLINHDEAPFLVPGLPPLSTYHTEPEIKDEGERSNTFEVENQTLAEQKINETTPRVETIVAFSKEEQLDDELELGPLFHNKKQNESESLEDNSVVQNDIQWGRKTIRKLLTNFGFL; translated from the exons ATGAGAGCTCTTGCTACCTGTTCGTCTTCGTCCAAGATCTTCGCAAGAAATAAAGATTCATGCTTCTGTTCTTGCCGACAATTATGTCCTCAAATTGGCATTTTCCAATCTAAAAACCTTGCTATTAATGTTAAATATCTCCATTTAATATGCCTTGAACGAAAACCTCCGCACCCAGTTCATGCAGCTTCTACTTCTGGGTCACATGAATCCCAGCAG AGTGATTTGGAGATAGCAGCAGAGAGTTTCAACAACCAAGAAACAT ATGAACCAAAGACTGTTCATGTGAAAATCCAGCTAAATAAAGAGTGTTCCTTTGGTGAGCAATTTGCTATAGTTGGGGATGATCCAATCTTTGGCATTTGGGACCCTGAAAATGCCATGCCATTGGATTGGTCAGATGGCCATGTTTGGATTCTTGAATTG GATATACCAATTGGGACAACTATCCAGTTTAAGTTCATTCTAAAAGATATAAATGGGGAGATTTTATGGCAACCTGGTCCTGATCGAATCCTGACAACCTGGGAAACTAATAATACAATTGTTGTTATTGAAGATTGGGAAGATCCTATGGTTCAAAAATTAGTAGAGGAAGAACCTAGTACTTATCCAAATACTGAGTCTATTGTTGCTGAGAATTTGACTGTGAACTCAGAAACACTGATAGCTAGAGAGAAGAAGTTGATTCCTCAAAGTGAGGAATTGGTCTCTGATGTAAACAATCGAGCCATCGCTGGTGCTGGTAATCCTGATGAGGATCCAATCACTGCTGATAAGCCTATTGCTATGGTTGCTGATGATATTAGCAGCAGTAAGGTGTATCGTGTGGCGAGTTCAACTCATCCCGAGGAAATGCTCGGAAACAAAGAAACCCTGATCAATCATGACGAAGCGCCTTTTTTAGTACCTGGATTACCTCCATTATCAACGTATCACACTGAACCAGAAATTAAAGACGAAGGGGAAAGAAGTAACACCTTTGAAGTCGAGAATCAAACTTTGGCAGAG CAAAAAATCAATGAAACTACTCCTCGAGTAGAAACAATCGTGGCATTCAGCAAAGAGGAGCAGCTTGACGATGAACTCGAACTCGGGCCATTATTCCATAACAAAAAGCAGAATGAATCAGAGTCTCTGGAAGATAATAGTGTGGTGCAAAATGATATTCAATGGGGTCGTAAGACGATACGGAAGCTGTTAACTAATTTCGGATTTCTGTAG